The following is a genomic window from Candidatus Zixiibacteriota bacterium.
GAGACAGAAAGTGTTGGTCGGGTACTGCGCCGCCTGGGCCTCGAACTGCCGCACGAGATCCTTGGCCAGCACTTTCGGGAACCCGGCCACGTCGTAGATGTATTTCTCGGGGTAGAGCGCCATGAGGCCGCCCCCCACTTCTTCGAGCATGTCGATAGCCTTGGCCCGCATCATGCGCAGCCCGGCGTAGTACATCCCGTACATGGCCACCGGCCCGGCCCCGATAAACGACACATCGTAGATGTCGCGCGAGTCGTGTCTTGCTTCGTGTTCGCTCATATCCTCTTGCCGGCCTTGTCCCTTACTCCGCCGCCCGGATCGCCGCCTCCACTTCGTCCCAGGCGGCGTGCCCCCGCGCGGCGAAGACCACCCGTCCGTCCCGCCCGAGCGCATACACCGTCCGCCGCACGACCAGGAGAAAGGGCGTCTTGCAGCCGAACGCCCGCGTCACCCGCCAGTCGGCATCCGACAGGATCGGGAAGTGCAGTCCCAGCAGGAGCGCCCACTGGCGGTGTTCCGCGAGGGTCGCCGGATTGACCGCCAGGACCCGCGCTCCGTGCCTCTCGAAATCCGCCCGCCGGTCTTCCAGACCGGCCAATTGGTGGTTTCACCCGGGCGTGTTGTTCTTCGGGTAAAACACTATCACCGCAAACCGTCCGGCCAGGGCCTCGGTTCCCAGCCGGCCGCCACTCGAGGCGGGCAGGTCGAACGGCGGCGCGGCACCGCCCACCGGGATCAACGCGCTCTTCAGCGGTCCTCCCCCGCGCCCCGGTCGCCGGCCGCCGCGGCGCTCTCGTCTTCGCGCTTCAACTCCGCGAGACACCGAAAGAGCTTGCCGTTGTCGGGCAGTTCCGATGAAGGGACCACCTCGATGTAGCGGATGATGCCGCGCTTGTCGATCACGACTACCGCGCGCTCGGCGAAGCCCCGTTCGGAGAGCACGCCGTACTTTTCGGCCACGCCGCCGTGCGGCCAGAAATCGGACATCAGGGGAAACGACAGCCCGCCGAGGGAGCGCGCCCAGGCCAGGTGGCAGGGGCGGGAGTCCACCGAGATCGCCAGCAACTGCGCCTCGTACCGCGCGAACTCGTCGATCAACCCCTGGTACTCCGGGATCTGGGTCGCGCACACGGGCGTCCAGTCCCCCGGGTAGAAGGCCAGCACCACGATCCGCCGCCCCTCGTACCACGCCAGGTTGAGGTCGCCCTCGTTGTGGGTGGGCAGCGTGAAATCGGGGGCCTCGTCACCGACCTCCAGGGTTCTGGTCCGGGTCTTTACGCGCTCAGGCGCCGCCATCGTTCGCCGTCCTGCGGTCACTGAAATTCGCCGTAGTACTCGTCATCATCGTCCCCCTCGTCCTCCTCTCGGGCTTCATCAAGCTCATCTTCCGGTTCGTACCGTTCGGTGAACCGGCTGCCCGGGGCGCCGCAGACGGGGCACACGGGCGGCGGCTCATCGTCCTCGTGGATAAGCCCGCAGATGACACACTCCCACTGCATACGTTCCTCACCGTCACCGCCGCCTCACCCGGCGGCGTGGTCCCGGCGCCGCGCCGTCAGTGTTCCAGCGGCGACGTATCGTCGAGACCGAACCAGAAGTAGTTCCCGGAAATCGCGTCCTTTTCCGCCTGGAGCAGTTCGTAGTGCCGGTGCTCCTCCTCGGCCAGGCTGTCGAAAACCTCGCGAAATTCCGGATCGTCCACCAAGTCCCGCTCCGTCTGGTAGTACCGGGTCGCCGCCAGCTCCGCCTCGATGGCGAGATTGATGAATTCCATCTCGCTCTTGCGTTCCTCCAGCCGTCCCTTGCGGAACACCTGGGCCAGGGCGTTGATCCCCTTCGGCGGCAGGTCGCCGATCTCCGGTCCGATGTGCTTGTGGAAAATCTCCACGAGCGTGTGCTTGTGGCGCACCTCGTCGTCCCGGAGGTTCTTCAGTTTCCGCTTGGCGTCCGGGTTGGTCGCCCGCTCCATGAGGAGATCGTAGAACGTGTAGCCGTCCTCTTCTCCCTTGATCGCCTTCTTGAGCGTCTCGGCGATGTACTCTTTGGTCTTCGCCATATGGCCCCTTTCCGGGCCTCTCATGAGGCCCCGGGCGTTGCGTGAATATAATCAATGGCCTTGCGCAGGCGCTCGAGAACCGCCGAGCGACCCAGGAGCGCCATGATCTCGTACAGCCCCGGCCCGGCCGGCATCCCCGAAATCGCCAGCCGCGTCGGGTGTATGACGCTCGCCTTCTTCACCCCCGCCGCAGCGGCCGCCGCCTCCACCGCCCGCTCGCAGTTGTCGGCCGTCAGCTCCGCGAGCGGTTCGAGCTGGTCGGCTAGGCGGGCCAGCAGGTCGGCCGCCCCCCCGTGAAAATGCTTCGCCGCCGCCGCCGCGTCGTAGCGGTAGTCGAACGCGAAGAAGTACCCGCCGAGGGCCGCGAAATCGGTCACCCGCCGCACCCGGTCCTTGAGCAGCCCGACCACCTCGCAGAGATATTTCCAGCGCGTCTCGAGCCAATACTTGGTGGTGAGCCCGGCCTCGACCAGCAGCGGGGCCGCCATCGTGGCCAGGTCGTGATTGCTCCGGCGGAGGAGGTGTTCGCGGTTGAAGGCCTCGAGCTTTTCCTCGTCGAAGACGGCGTTCGAGGCGTTGAAGTAGGCCGGCGTGAACAGCGCGATCAGCTCCTCCCGGGTATAGATCTCGCGGTCGGTCTTGGGATTCCACCCGAGCAGGCACAGGTAGTTGAACATCGCCTCCGGCAGGATTCCCTCACGGCTGTACTGGTTGACGTCCTTGTCCCCCAGCCGCTTCGAGACTTTCTTCTTGTCCGGGCGGAGAATCAGCGGCAGGTGTCCGAACTGCGGAATCTCCCACCCCAGCGCCCGGTACACGTGGATTTGCTTGAAGGTGTTCGTGACGTGGTCGTTTCCCCGGATCACATGGGTGATCCCCATTTCGTGATCGTCGACCACCACCGCGAGATTGTAGGTGGCCGACCCATCCGAGCGCGCGATCACCATGTCCTCGATATCGTCGCTGTGCCGGCCAAGGTCGCCGAGCACGAGGTCGTGGAAACGCGTCTCCCCCTCCGGCACGAGAATGCGGATCGCGTAGGGCATGCCCGCCGCCACGCGCCGCGCGATCTCGTCCGGCGGCAGCCGCAGGCAGCGCCGGTCGTAGCGGAGCGGCTGCTTGCGCGCCTTGGCCTCCTCCCGTCCCCGCTCGAGTTCCGCGGGCGTGCAGAAACAGCGGTACCCGCGGCCCAGCTCGAGAATGCGCCGCGCGCAGGCGTTGTAGGTGTCGAGCCGCTGCGACTGGTACGTGATCGCCTCGTCCCATTGCAGTCCCAGCCAGCGCATGGCGTCGAGAATGGGCGCGATCAGATCCGCCTGCGACCGCGCCTGGTCGGTGTCCTCGATACGCACGAGGAACTTCCCGCCGGAGTGCCGAGCAAACAGCCAGTTGAAAATGGCCGTCCGGGCCGTCCCCACGTGGAGGTAGCCCGTCGGCGACGGGGCGATGCGTACGCGAATGGATCGATCGGTCATTTCCGGCATCTACGGCTGGGTCGGTTTCTCGGGTTCCTCGGGAGGTCCGCCCGGCGGGGGCGCCTCAGGGAGCGGCCGGTGCGGCGCCTGGGGCTCCGGGCGCGCCTCCGGAGGCGGCGGCGGGGGCGGCATCGGCGAGCCGGAGTAGGGTCCCGGCCGCCCGGTGGGCGGCGGATAGGCCGGATAGGGCGGCGCGGGTGCGGGATAGCGCGGGAACGGCGGCGGCGCTTGCGCCGCGCCGCTCGGATCCCCCCACTCCACCACCGTGTACGTGATTTCCAGCCCGCCCAGAATGCGGGCGGTGACATTGTACACGCCCGCGCCGATGGCGAAGGTGATGGTCCCGAACACCGCCCCGAAAATCGCGTACCCGATCGGCAGAATCACCAGGAGGAGTCCCACCGGCATGGCCGCGAACTCCGAGCCGCCGGCTCCCGCCGGCATCATCGTCGACATCACCGCCATGAGCGGGGCCATAAAGAGGGCCGCCACCAGGCCCATGATGAATCCCATGATCAGGTTCAGGAAAAAACCGATCTTGACCGCCGTCCAGACCGAGACCGCTTTCAGCTCCAGTTTCATCGCGTCCTCCCGGGTGTTCCCACCCTTCTCCGCCCCGGACGGCGGGTCGCCGCCGGGGGTGGTGCCAAGATACGCCGCCGGTGCGGAAATTCAAGCGATAATCCGGCCCTCAGCCCTCTTTCATGATGAACCGCGCATCCACCGCCTTGCACCGCGCGCGCTCCGGCGAGGCGATGAAGGGGTTGATGTCGACTTCGCTGAAGGCGTCGAAATCCTTCACCAGCTGCGACACCTTCAGCAGCGTGTCCTCGACCGTCGCCAGATCGACCGGCGGGGCCCCACGGTACCCTTTCAGGAGCGGGTAGGACTTCAGCGAGCGCATCATGTCGCGCACATCTGCGGTCGTGAGCGGGTTGATCCGGAAGGCGACGTCTTTCATGATTTCCACGTAGATCCCGCCCAGTCCGAACATGATGAGGGGCCCGAACGAGGGATCGGTGGTCATGCCCATAACCGTCTCGACCCCGCCCGCCACCATTTGCTGGAGGGCCACCGCGAACGTCTCGCCCGCGGCGCGCTCGGCCGCGACCCGTTTGCGGAGTTCGCGGAACGCGTCGCGCACCTCTCGTTCGGTGCGCAGGTCGAGCATCACGCCGCCGACCTCAGTCTTGTGGAGAATCGCCGGCGCCGCCACCTTCATCACCACCGGCAGCCCCATCCCTTTCGCAATCGCGGCCGCCTCTCGCTCGCTGCTGGCGAAGCGGTACTCGGCCGCCGGGATGCCGTAGGCGCACAAAATCTCGATCGCCTCCGCACCCACGATTGTCGTGCGGCTTTCCGTGCGCGCCCGCTCGATGACCGCCTGCACCCGGTCCGGGTCAACCTCGAAGGTCCGGACTTTCCCCCGGGGGGCATTCATGCGCCGGCGGTAGTGGCTCACCGTCGCCAGCGTCTTCGCGATCGCCTCGGGGTAGATGTAGACGGGGATGCCGTGGCTGCGGAGGTGTTCGATGCCGGCCGAATTGCGGCTGGCCCCCATGAAACAGGCGAGCACCGTCTTCTTCGTCCCGGCCACCGCCTCCTGGATGCTCCGCGCCACCTCGAGTTCGTCGATCGTCACCGGCGGGACGAAGATGGGGATGATGCTGTCGTAGCGCTTGTCGGTGATGATGGCGCCGAGCGTCCTGCGGAACTGCTCGGGACCGGCCCCGGCCACCATGTCCATCGGGTTGGCGAACGACGCGTCCTCGGAACTGAACTGCCGCAGCCGCTTCACCGTCTCGGGCGACAGCGGCGGCATCTCCATCCCGTTGTTGATCAGGGCGTCGGTGGCGAGAATCCCCGGGCCGCCGGCGTTGGTCACCACCGCCACCCGGTTCCCCTGCGGCACCGGCTGCATCGACAGCGCCTTCGCCACGTCGAACAGCTCCTCCACCGTGTCGACGCGCATCACGCCGGTCTGGTCGAAGAGCGCGTCCACACCCACGTCGAGCCCGGCCAGGGCGCCGGTGTGCGACGAGGCCGCCTTGGCGCCGAGCGTCGTCCGCCCCGATTTCACCGCCACGATCGGCTTCGTCCGCGACAACTCCCGGGCGATCAGCGTGAAGTGCCGCGGGTTGCCGAAATTCTCCAGGTACATGAGGATGATGTCCGTGTCCGGATCATCGCGGAAATACTCGAGGATGTCGTTCGAGGAGATGTCGGCCTTGTTGCCGATCGAGGCGACCAGCGAGAACCCGATCCCGAGCTCGCGGGCGTGGTTCATGATCGCCTCCCCCATCGCCCCCGACTGGGTGATGAAGCCGACCCGGCCCCGTTTCGGAAACACCTTCCCGAAAGTGGCGTTGAGATTCACCTCCGGGCTGGTGTTGACGATGCCGAAACAGTTCGGTCCGACCATGCGCATGCCGTAGTCCTGGACGACGCGCACGAGCTCCATTTCCCGTTTCTTCCCCTCCCGGCCGGTCTCGGAGAAACCGGCGGAGATGACGACCAGCCCTTTGACCCCTTTTTCGCCGCACTGGCGTGCGACCTCGGCGACGAATTCCTTGGGCACGATCACAATGGCGAGATCGACCGAGTCCGGCACGTCGAGAATGGTCGAGTAGGCCTTGATCGAGTGGATCACGGGCGCTTTCGGGTTGACCGGGAAGACCTTGCCGTTGAATTCGGCGACGAGGATGTTGTGGAGGGTTTCGCGGCCGATCGTGCCGGGCCGCGTGGAGGCCCCGATGACCGCCACCGATTTGGGCCGAAAGATCGCATCGAGCGCGCGTTTCATACCGCCTCATACTCTGACCGGCCGGGACGCGCTGCCGCGCCGCCGGCCGGTCTCGTCTGGTTTGTGTCCCGGCCGCCGTGGGGCCGCCGGAACGCCTCGCCGTCCTACTCGGTCCCGGTGCGGCCTTTCCCCTTCCCCTTCTGCTCCTGGAGCGTCGCCTGGGCGGCCGCCAGCCGCGCGATCGGCACCCGGAAGGGGGAGCAGGAGACATAGTTCATACCGACCTCGTTGCAGAAGTGGATGGAGGCCGGATCGCCGCCGTGCTCGCCGCAGATCCCGATTTTCAGATCGGGCTTGGTCCGGCGGCCGCGCTCGACCCCCAGGCGCACGAGCTGCCCGACGCCCTGCTGGTCGAGCGACACGAACGGATCCTTCGGCAGGATTCCGCTGTCGACATAGTGGCGCAGGAACCGTCCGGCGTCGTCGCGCGAGAACCCCATCGTCATCTGGGTGAGGTCGTTGGTGCCGAAGCTGAAGAAGTCGGCCTCGGCGGCGATCTGGTCGGCCGTCAGGGCCGCCCGCGGCACCTCGATCATCGTGCCCACGAGGTAGGTCAGGTCCTTGACCTTGTACTTGTTGACCACCTCGTTGGCCACCCGGAGCACGACCTCCTTCTGGTTGCGCAGCTCGTTGACGTGTCCCACCAGCGGGATCATGATCTCGGGCAGCACCGCTTTCTTCTGGCGCGCCAACTCGCACGCCGCCTCCATGATCGCCCGCACCTGCATCTCGGTGATTTCGGGGAACAGGATGCCGAGCCGGCAGCCGCGGAACCCGAGCATGGGGTTGGTCTCGGCGAGCTCGTTGATGCGCGCGATCACGCGCTCGAGCCGGGCCAGCTTCTCGTCGTACTCCTCGTCCTTCGGCTCGAGTTTGGCGATCTTCGCCTTGACCTCGTCGCGGTTGGGCAGGAACTCGTGCAGCGGCGGATCGAGCGTCCGCACGGTCACCGGTTTCCCCTGCATGGCGTCGAAGATTTCCTTGAAGTCCTTCTTCTGGAAGCGCACCAGTTTGTCCAGGGCCGCCTGGCGTTCCTCGGGGGTTTCGGCGAGGATCATCTCCTGCACGATGGGAATGCGGTCCTCGGCGAAGAACATGTGTTCGGTGCGGCACAGGCCGATACCCTCGGCGCCGAACTTGATCGCCTGCGCGGCGTCGCGCGGCGTGTCGGCGTTGGTCCGCACTTTCAGCCGGCGGATCTCATCGGCCCAGAGCATGAACTCGCTGAATTCGCCCGACAGCTCCGGCTCGATCGTCGGCACCTCGCCGAGGATCACCTCGCCCGTGGTCCCGTTGAGGGTGATGATCTCCCCCTCTTTGATCGCGAGTTTGCCCACCTGGAACTGCTTCTTGGCCGGGTTGACGCGGATCGCCTCGGCCCCGGAGACGCAGCACTTTCCCATGCCGCGGGCGACCACGGCCGCGTGCGAGGTCATGCCGCCGCGCGCCGTGAGGATACCGGCCGCGACATTCATGCCCTCGATATCGTCCGGGTTCGTCTCCTCGCGCACGAGGATCGCAGGCGTCTTCTCGCCGTGCCTGACCACGTCCTCGGCCGTGAAATACACCTTCCCCGAGGCCGCGCCCGGCGAGGCCGGCAGACCCTTCGCCAGCACCTCGTACGAGGCTCTCGGGTCAAGCCGCGGGTGGAGGAGCTGGTCGAGGCTGCTCGGCTCGACCCGCTCGAGCGCCTCCTCCTTGGTGATCAGCTTCTCTTTGACCATGTCCACCGCGATCTTGATCGCCGCCTGCACCGTCCGCTTGCCGTTGCGCGTCTGGAGCATATACAGCTTCCCCTCCTCGATCGTGAACTCGAAATCCTGCACGTCGCGGTAGTGCTTCTCCAGCCGGGTGGTGATTTCCACGAGATGCTTGTAGGCCTGCGGCATCTCCTCCTTGAGCTGGACGATCGGCTGGGGCGTGCGGATGCCGGCCACCACGTCCTCTCCCTGCGCGTTCACGAGATACTCGCCGTAGAACTCCTTCGTCCCGGTGGCGGGATTGCGCGTGAACCCCACCCCGGTCGCAGAGTTGTTCCCCATGTTCCCGAACACCATGGCCTGAATGTTCACGGCCGTGCCGAGATCCGACGGGATATCGTGCATCCGCCGGTAAGAGATCGCGCGCGGGTTGTTCCAGCTGCGGAACACGGCGTCGCGCGCCATGCGCAGTTGCTGCCACGGATCCTCGGGGAACTCCTCGCCGGATTTCCGCCGGCAGATGTGTTTGAACTTCTTGATAATGTCCCGCAGGTCCCCTTCCTGCAGCGATGAATCCTGCTTGATCCGGCGCTCTTTCTTCTTCTTGTCGATCACCTGCTCGAACTCGCTCTTGTCGATGCCCAGGACGACGTTGCCGAACATCGCGATGAACCGCCGGTAAACGTCGAGCGCGAACCGCTGGCTGCCCGTTTTTTTCGCCAGACCTTCGACTGTCTCGGCGTTGAGTCCGAGGTTGAGGACGGTATCCATCATCCCCGGCATGGAGAACTTCGCCCCCGAGCGCACCGAGACCAGGAGCGGATCGGCCGGGTTGCCGAATTCCTTGCCGACCGATTTTTCGATCATGCCGACGTGTTTCTCGAGGTCGGCGTCGATCGGGCCGGGCACCTGCAGGTTGTTATCGTAGTAGAGGTTGCACACCTCGGTGGTGATCGTGAACCCGGGCGGCACGGGCACTCCGGCCCGGCTCATCTCGGCCAGGTTTGCGCCTTTGCCCCCCAGCAAAGCCTTCATGTCGGCGCTGCCGTCCGCCTTGCCGTCCCCGAAGTAGTAGTAGAATTTCCCCTTCGCCACGGCCTCGGCGATTTTGGCCGACACGGCGACGTTCTTTCCGGCCGGTCTTTTGGCCGCCGGCGCCGGTTTGTGCGCCGTTTTTTTCAGACCGCCCGCATCTTTCGGCGGGGCGATCTTTTTCGGCGTTTTCTCGCTCGGAGTCGGCCGCGCCGTCTTCCGACCCGCATCCTTCTTGGAGGCTTGTTTGGCCGTCTGCTTCACCGTCTTCTTGGCCGCCTTCTTAGCTGGCATAGAATGTCCCTTTCGCCAACGAATCGCGTTGTGAAAATTTGTGCGAATCTATACAAAAATCTCCATCGGCGCAACACAAAAGGCGGCCGAAACTTAACGTGAGTTCCGGCCGCCTGAAACCTGTCGAGAGCGCCATCGCGGCGCTACATCGTGAAGAGACGTTCGCCCTTGATGATCTTGTCGAGAATGCGCGCCGCTTTCTCGGCGGGCGCATGCATGATGTCCGAGCTGTTGAAAGTCGTGCGCACCACCTCGCGCGGGCAGAGAGAATTGGCTTTCCCGCGACCGCCGCGCGCTTTCTTCTTGTGCTTCAGATTGTACTGGCGCTGATACTCCTTCGCCTTCTCCTTGTGCATCTGGTAGTACCGTCGCTGATACTCTCGGCGCGCCTCGGCCGTGGAAAGCTTTGTTCTGGTCTCCCCGTTCTCGGGAGCGGTAGTCGAATGCGCGACGGGATTGGCTACAGTCGTTATGCGAGGCCGAGCCACGTTCCTACCTCACTTTCCCTGTGTTGTAGTGGCTACCCTTTTCGTAACGGACGATGCGCTTCCGGGCTCCACTCCGGTCGCGCTTGGCTCCTCCACAGGGATGATAGGAAATCCTTACTGTATGTCAAGCATTTTTTTCCGAAGACGCGAAATATTTTTCGGTAATCTTCATTTACATAATGACTTGACAAATCCCGTTTTCTCTTCTTCTACAACCTCCTTTCCCGGCGCCTGTTACGCGTATTGTCGCGACCCGGCGGAAGCCCCTGTGCGACAGTACGCTAACTGCAGCGTCCGGAATTTTCAACATACACTGCCTGGTCATTGTCGCCTGCCTCAAACTCCGTCTGTCGGTCATGCGATGCGTTAAACAACCCCGAAAAGTTCCATGCAGACCAATAGCTTCAGCCCCAACAGTATAATTCCATAAACTCAAATCAACAAAAAACTATCGAAAAATTGCAACCCTCAAAGAAAAAAGAAATCCCGCCGGTTATAGACCCGGCGGGATTAATCGTCACCCGGTCGGTCCGCTCAAACCTGCGGCCCGGCGACCTGATTCCGGCTCTTCAAATACAGCCGTATCTCATTTACGATATAGGCCACCACGACCGCCACCAGCAGCCAACCCACCAGCTGGTACCAGGCCGAGTACCCCTCGATGGGTGTTTCCCCCGCGTTCCAGCCGACTTTGCGCCAACTGTCGACATCCTGCACGCGGTTAATGAACAGCGAAATACGCGCCATCACGGTGAATCCGAACGAGGCGCCGAACCCGATCATCAGAATCCAGATGCCGAAGGTCGCGACCCGCCCGAACACCCCGGTGTGGGCTTTCGAAAAGAAGAAGTAGGTCAGCCCCGCAATCGATCCGACTGCGATGATCACCTGCGACAGCCCGCTGAACGGATCCAGCACGTAGAACAGGTTGGAGCTGCCGATGAAGTCGCCCCAGGTGTCCCACTTGAAGTCGTACATGGTCGCCTGAAGCTGGCGGATCACCCGGTTTCCGAGATCGAGCGGAATGGAGACGCCGACCGCAATACCGATGTACATCGACATCGGCCAGCGCGACACCCACTGATAGTTCTTCGAGAAACGCGTCCACATCATCACGCCGAGGAGGGCCGGGATGATGCGGTACCATTGGGTGGAGTCGAGAAAAGCGAGGTACACGCTGCCGTCCGACAGCGGCTGGAACAGTTTCGGCACCAGCCCGTTGTGCCAGAGAATGATCACGAAGTACCCGGCCGAGACGCCCACGACGATGTGTTCAGCCACCTTGTAGAACGGGTTGTCCTTGTACAGGAAGCTGAAGGTCGCCAGCGTCAGAAACACGCCGCCGGTGAACCAGAGGAAAGTCCCGAAATCCATCTTACTGGCCTCCTTCCCGCTTCTGGCGACGGCGGCTGGCGAAGAACCCGACGTTGCCCATGACGATGAAGAGGATGATGACGATGTGGGCCCAGAGCTGTACTTTCATGCCGTCCATCGCCCGGCCCGGGTTGTCCGCCAGATACTCGTACTGGGCCGCCCCGAGCAGCCCGCCCATGATCCCGAGCACCTGGCCGGAACCGAGGTACGGGTAGTATTGGGCGGTCGACACGCCCGTCAGCCCCAGGGCGAGCGGGAACCCGAACCGTCCCTGCCCGTAGTTGATCCAGGCGTCGGTGATGTTTCCGCTGGACAGGTCCACGACCAGGTCGACCTGTCCGTAGTTGATCACCCCCTGCATCATGGGCAGCGAGTCCAGCGGCGTCCCGTAGTAGTCGGAGGGGAAAGGAATGCGGAAGTCCTGCCCCATGCCGAGGATCACCAGTCCGTAGTAGGGCTTGTAGCCGAGGAAGGCGTAGTCGATCCCGTTGACGATTTCGCGGGGCGGATAGACCACGCCGTTGTACTCCTTCTCCACTTTGAGCGAGTCGCTCACGTCGCGGATCAACTGGTCGGCCATCCCCGGGCCGTTCTGCGAGAGCGCGGTGAAGATGATCCTCTTCTTCTGGCGCCAGGCCTGCTCGATCATGGCGTAGGCCATGGGGTGCAGTTCGGCCAGGCTGTTCGGATCGTAGTCGATCGCGATGAAAATGATCGCGCCGGGCTTCAGCTGCTCGACAAAATCGAAAATGCTCCTCACTTCCGGCTCGACCAGAATCGGCACCGTGAACGGCATCGCGTAGGCGACCACGCACACGACGACGAGGAAGAGGAAGACCCAGCGCCGGTCCAGCTTCATCAGCTTCTCAAATATACTCATGGCGTCCTCCTCACCCTCTCCCCATGTAGCCGCGTTCGATGCCGAGCATGACTTTGATCGACGTCGAGACGATGCCCAGGCCGATCCCGATCAGGATCGCCCGCTGCGCGGCCTGGTTCGGCACATTCATGAGCCAGTTCGACAGCTTGGAGTAGAACCCGGTCTCCGCGGCGAACGGCAGGTAGGGGTTGAAACGCACCATGACGATGAGCGCGGCCAGCAGCAGCAGCGTCGCCATCAGGTTGCGCGCCCGGAACGCCCGGTAGGCCGCCGAGGCGATGAAGAACGCGAGCAGCGCGAACATCGTCGCCAAAATCGGCATCATCACGTAGTCGAAGAAGTGCCGGAACATCGGGTTGGTCAGTCCTTCCTGAGTGTAGAAGAAGAACCCCCAGTTCTTGTCCAGCGCCGGCAGCAGGAACTCGACCACGACCAGGACGAGGGCCACCAGGGCGTAGAGCTTCTTCCGGCCGGCGTCGCCCGTCGCCCCGATCTGGATCAGGGCCAACAGGAGCACCGTAAACAGAATGAGCCACAGCCAGTAGGTTCCCCACGACTGGGCACCCGCCTCTTTCCCGACGAACCCGAACGAGATCATCAGGAACAGGCCGATGAGCGTCAGGTAGTTGTACCCCCAGAAGGGGCGCTTGCTGCGGATCCGGTCCACCGACACGCGGAAGAGCGACCAGATTCCCAAAGCCAGCGCGAAAATGCCGATGATGTAAATCCAGTCGAGGAAGAACTCGTACAGCCACTCGAAAGACTCGTGGGGCACGAAATACTGGACCACCTGGAAGAGCGCGAACAGGAAGACCAGCA
Proteins encoded in this region:
- a CDS encoding pyruvate, phosphate dikinase; this encodes MPAKKAAKKTVKQTAKQASKKDAGRKTARPTPSEKTPKKIAPPKDAGGLKKTAHKPAPAAKRPAGKNVAVSAKIAEAVAKGKFYYYFGDGKADGSADMKALLGGKGANLAEMSRAGVPVPPGFTITTEVCNLYYDNNLQVPGPIDADLEKHVGMIEKSVGKEFGNPADPLLVSVRSGAKFSMPGMMDTVLNLGLNAETVEGLAKKTGSQRFALDVYRRFIAMFGNVVLGIDKSEFEQVIDKKKKERRIKQDSSLQEGDLRDIIKKFKHICRRKSGEEFPEDPWQQLRMARDAVFRSWNNPRAISYRRMHDIPSDLGTAVNIQAMVFGNMGNNSATGVGFTRNPATGTKEFYGEYLVNAQGEDVVAGIRTPQPIVQLKEEMPQAYKHLVEITTRLEKHYRDVQDFEFTIEEGKLYMLQTRNGKRTVQAAIKIAVDMVKEKLITKEEALERVEPSSLDQLLHPRLDPRASYEVLAKGLPASPGAASGKVYFTAEDVVRHGEKTPAILVREETNPDDIEGMNVAAGILTARGGMTSHAAVVARGMGKCCVSGAEAIRVNPAKKQFQVGKLAIKEGEIITLNGTTGEVILGEVPTIEPELSGEFSEFMLWADEIRRLKVRTNADTPRDAAQAIKFGAEGIGLCRTEHMFFAEDRIPIVQEMILAETPEERQAALDKLVRFQKKDFKEIFDAMQGKPVTVRTLDPPLHEFLPNRDEVKAKIAKLEPKDEEYDEKLARLERVIARINELAETNPMLGFRGCRLGILFPEITEMQVRAIMEAACELARQKKAVLPEIMIPLVGHVNELRNQKEVVLRVANEVVNKYKVKDLTYLVGTMIEVPRAALTADQIAAEADFFSFGTNDLTQMTMGFSRDDAGRFLRHYVDSGILPKDPFVSLDQQGVGQLVRLGVERGRRTKPDLKIGICGEHGGDPASIHFCNEVGMNYVSCSPFRVPIARLAAAQATLQEQKGKGKGRTGTE